From one Paenibacillus sp. FSL K6-1330 genomic stretch:
- a CDS encoding acyl-ACP thioesterase domain-containing protein: MVEQWTEEYTIQSVDADFKGDCRWSSLLSILQRAADRHIEALGISREEMIERGMGWMLITLELDMRRMPRDMETVYVDTWSRGAKGALWHRDYRIKNGDGELLGEGRSVWALVDIHKRKILRPSMFPYEVPIGQETVGELPSKAVLPEGVQLDEAYTYTVRYSGIDTNGHLNNARYADLCFDVLDEQELREGQVTGFKITYHHEARLKDTMLIKRSVEENNRVYVQGASPDGINFFEAAIVRES; this comes from the coding sequence ATGGTTGAACAATGGACAGAAGAATATACGATTCAATCGGTTGATGCAGATTTTAAAGGGGATTGCCGTTGGTCTTCGCTGCTCAGTATTTTGCAAAGAGCGGCTGACCGGCATATTGAGGCGCTCGGGATCAGTCGCGAGGAGATGATCGAGCGGGGCATGGGCTGGATGCTGATTACGCTGGAGCTTGATATGCGGCGCATGCCAAGGGATATGGAAACCGTATATGTGGACACCTGGAGCCGCGGGGCCAAAGGGGCGCTGTGGCATCGGGATTATCGGATAAAGAACGGCGATGGAGAATTGCTGGGCGAGGGCCGCTCGGTATGGGCGCTGGTGGATATTCATAAACGGAAAATTTTGCGTCCGTCCATGTTTCCATACGAGGTGCCGATCGGTCAGGAAACGGTTGGGGAACTGCCAAGCAAAGCCGTTTTACCGGAAGGGGTACAGCTGGATGAGGCGTATACGTACACGGTTCGGTACAGCGGAATCGATACGAATGGTCATTTGAATAATGCCCGTTATGCAGACCTGTGCTTTGACGTGTTAGATGAGCAGGAGCTTCGGGAAGGGCAAGTGACCGGCTTCAAGATTACATATCATCACGAGGCCAGACTGAAGGATACGATGCTGATCAAGCGTTCGGTCGAAGAGAACAATCGGGTGTATGTGCAGGGCGCATCGCCGGACGGAATCAACTTTTTTGAAGCGGCTATCGTTAGGGAGTCATAA
- a CDS encoding response regulator transcription factor has product MYKIMIVEDDPKLAGMLQSHIERYGNDGKIIEDFDHVLEQFHEIKPHIVLLDVNLPSFDGYYWCRQIRSVSTCPIIFISARNGTPDQLRALENGADDYITKPFAYDIVIAKIHSQLRRVYGDYAAASAERTVEKDGLVLYPERMELILEDRTSLLTKKETILLETLLSRSPRLVTRETILEKLWDDTFVDDNTLSVNINRVRKRLAELGIENALETIRGSGYRLHTVWKR; this is encoded by the coding sequence ATGTACAAAATCATGATTGTTGAGGATGACCCGAAGCTGGCGGGGATGCTGCAATCGCATATCGAACGGTACGGAAATGATGGGAAAATCATCGAGGATTTCGATCATGTGCTGGAGCAATTCCACGAGATAAAGCCGCATATCGTTCTGCTCGATGTGAATCTGCCAAGCTTTGATGGATATTATTGGTGTCGTCAGATCAGGTCGGTATCCACCTGTCCGATTATTTTCATATCCGCTCGGAACGGGACGCCCGATCAGTTAAGGGCACTGGAGAACGGAGCGGATGATTATATCACCAAGCCGTTTGCTTACGATATCGTCATCGCCAAAATCCACAGCCAGCTGCGTCGCGTATATGGCGATTATGCAGCAGCATCCGCCGAGCGTACGGTTGAGAAGGACGGGCTGGTCCTGTATCCCGAACGGATGGAGCTGATTCTCGAGGATCGGACATCCTTACTCACGAAAAAAGAAACAATCCTCCTGGAGACGCTGCTGAGCCGGAGCCCCCGGTTGGTCACACGCGAGACGATTCTGGAGAAGCTGTGGGATGATACTTTCGTTGACGATAATACGCTGAGCGTGAATATTAACCGGGTACGAAAACGGCTTGCGGAGTTAGGGATTGAGAATGCGCTGGAAACGATCCGTGGCTCCGGGTATCGGCTGCACACGGTTTGGAAGAGGTAA